AAAAACCCTTTCTCTTTCAAAATCCTAAACTTAACCACAGAGTACTAATACTTTATAAAACTATCAGAATCTTCTTCGCTTCTGGGACTAGCCAGGAGTCTGCCTAGGTCGTTCATTCCTCCATAATCCTTACACCACCTCATCAATATCCTCATCCCTACACAAACTCACTCAGATaacccccccctcctttttttcctcccccctctttcttctctcctttctttcttttttctttctttttttctctctcatccattctcctactcctctctctcgttGTGACTTTGCTAATATTAAAAAACTTATAACCATTCTAGAACTTTGTCAACATTAAAATACACGGCACCAGGATGTCTGAATATAACACTTCAGCGGACCAAGAGTTCAGAGCTCTCATTAGACATATGTATAACTACCTTAGGGCCTGTTATCATTTGTCCTTTACTGATGCGACTCTGGACAAAAAACCACGCTCTCTCATTCGAACTACTTCAATTTTGGAAAACCAGGTTAAACCAGCCCTACCATGTAAGCCTACCAATGACCTTATTAAAGGTAACGCGCAAAACTGGCTGGGCATTAGCCTTCAAATCCTACAGAATCATTATCTGGATATCCAAGAAAATAGTCAAATTTACATCCTAACGGCTTCCCTTGACCGTTGGGAGGAAGCATGGTCTATCGCCACAAAGTGGATTAAGAAACGCTATAAAACAATTGAACAATTGACCATATCAGAAGCGGGTTCCCACATCACTGAGATAATCACCCATCACCTTAACACGAGTCTGGGGACCCCCAGTACACGTGACGTTCTGACCACATCTTCACATTCAAAGACAGGAGCACCTGTCCCCTCATCAAAGGATATGGCCTACACGGACCCACAAGAAGGCACTAGCCACTTGTTTaacacaactaacacacacagacccacagtaCCTCCCCTCCTTAACAGGGATCAGGTCTCTCCCACTACCTCTATTACAACCACACCACCTCCTGACAAAAAGGCGTCATTACAGCCCTTGGAGTCTCTTTCGACGCTCCCCTTTGCGATTGAAAAACCACCATTACCTCCCCGTACACCTAAACTAAAGATTACTCTCGCTTCTCCTATATCAAAACACACCACAATCTTCCAACTGCcggacacacccacaccaccTACTACAGTGATCCCTGAGACACAAACCCCACCCGAGGACAAGTCTGACCCCTCCCAAACTGATTCTCCCCCTTTAACCCTGGGAAGTGATTTCACTCCCTTGACACCACTAGCCAAAACATCTACGCCTTTAACAGGGGGCACTGAGCAAACTTCACCCCTAGACCTCTCCAAAGATTCTCCTATCCTCACCACAGCAGCGGGTACACCCTTTAATACCCCTAGGAAGGCCACACGGAAATCAAAACATTGccattcctccccccctctcattGAATCTTCTCTTCCAAATCCCCGCAAAAAACGCTTATGCTATGAGAATTTATTTGGAGACTCATCACACAACAGCACCCAAGTGACACTTCCGCCCATTACCCCACACGCGGGCTTTACACACAGCCCCTCTCCCCAGCAATCAGCTGAGATAGGCCtccagacagaagcagagagggaCTCGCGTATCCCACACACTAAAAAACATCACCCCGTATGTAGCACATATGGCGGCAGGACGCGGAATCACTCTCCTCAGCAATCAGCTGAGTCAGACTtccagacagaagcagagagtgaCTCACACGCCCTGTACACTAGACATGACCCCAGAGGTGATAAATATGCCAACTGGTCTCTCTCACCCTCTAGACCGATTCAAATTATGGGCGATTC
Above is a genomic segment from Engraulis encrasicolus isolate BLACKSEA-1 unplaced genomic scaffold, IST_EnEncr_1.0 scaffold_99_np1212, whole genome shotgun sequence containing:
- the LOC134445106 gene encoding mucin-2-like, with product MSEYNTSADQEFRALIRHMYNYLRACYHLSFTDATLDKKPRSLIRTTSILENQVKPALPCKPTNDLIKGNAQNWLGISLQILQNHYLDIQENSQIYILTASLDRWEEAWSIATKWIKKRYKTIEQLTISEAGSHITEIITHHLNTSLGTPSTRDVLTTSSHSKTGAPVPSSKDMAYTDPQEGTSHLFNTTNTHRPTVPPLLNRDQVSPTTSITTTPPPDKKASLQPLESLSTLPFAIEKPPLPPRTPKLKITLASPISKHTTIFQLPDTPTPPTTVIPETQTPPEDKSDPSQTDSPPLTLGSDFTPLTPLAKTSTPLTGGTEQTSPLDLSKDSPILTTAAGLSIPMLSLFKFHTQPDLIHWTPATGLEMSLHWKYALN